A portion of the Punica granatum isolate Tunisia-2019 chromosome 7, ASM765513v2, whole genome shotgun sequence genome contains these proteins:
- the LOC116213391 gene encoding UDP-arabinose 4-epimerase 1 isoform X1: MLNFGRARSQPRPNRSLSLGGMDYPDLKRKNGYVGKIILAASLTVLCIIMLKQSPSFNTSSVFSLHEAGVTHVLVTGGAGYIGSHATMRLLRDQYRVTIVDNLSRGNIGAVKVLQEMFPEPGRLQFIYADLGNAKAVNKIFSENAFDAVMHFAAVAYVGESTLEPLRYYHNITSNTLVVLEAMAAHGVKTLIYSSTCATYGEPDKMPITEETPQVPINPYGKAKKMAEDIILDFSKNSDMAVMILRYFNVIGSDPDGRLGEAPRPELREHGRISGACFDAARGIITGLKVKGTDYKTADGTCVRDYIDVTDLVDAHVKALEKAQPKKVGIYNVGTGRGRSVKEFVEACKKATGVDIKVDYLPRRPGDYAEVYSDPTKIGLELNWTAKYTDLQESLRMAWRWQKAHRNGYGTVAASA; this comes from the exons ATGCTAAATTTTGGCAGGGCTAGATCTCAGCCTAGGCCAAACAGATCTCTGTCCTTAGGAG GTATGGATTACCCAGACCTGAAAAGGAAGAATGGCTATGttggaaaaattattttggccGCTTCCTTGACAGTATTGTGCATAATAATGCTCAAGCAATCTCCAAGTTTCAACACTTCAAGCGTG TTCTCTCTTCATGAGGCAGGAGTGACTCACGTCCTAGTGACTGGAGGAGCTGGCTATATTGGTTCACATGCCACAATGAGACTTTTGAGGGACCAGTACCGCGTAACCATTGTG GACAACCTGTCTCGTGGAAACATAGGGGCCGTCAAGGTTCTGCAGGAAATGTTTCCTGAGCCAGGGAGATTGCAGTTTATCTATGCGGATTTAGGCAATGCAAAGGCT GTCAACAaaattttttcagaaaatgCCTTTGATGCAGTGATGCATTTTGCTGCTGTCGCTTATGTCGGGGAAAGCACTCTTGAACCTCTTAG GTATTACCATAATATAACATCGAATACGTTGGTGGTCCTGGAGGCTATGGCAGCTCATGGTGTGAAGACCTTGATATACTCCAGCACATGTGCAACCTATGGTGAACCGGACAAAATGCCAATTACTGAAGAGACTCCCCAG GTGCCTATTAATCCGTATGGAAAAGCCAAGAAGATGGCGGAGGATATTATACTCGATTTCTCTAAGAATTCAGACATGGCTGTCATGATTTTAAG ATACTTCAATGTGATTGGGTCCGATCCTGATGGTAGACTGGGAGAAGCACCAAGGCCCGAACTACGTGAGCATGGACGTATCTCAGGTGCTTGCTTTGATGCAGCACGTGGCATCATAACTGGGTTAAAA GTCAAAGGAACAGATTATAAGACTGCTGATGGAACTTGTGTGAGGGATTATATTGACGTCACTGATCTAGTTGATGCACATGTTAAAGCTCTTGAGAAGGCACAACCAAAGAAAGTTGGAATCTACAATGTTGGAACTGGCAGAG GTCGATCAGTCAAGGAGTTTGTCGAAGCCTGCAAGAAGGCAACTGGGGTGGACATAAAAGTTGATTACCTGCCCCGGAGACCCGGTGATTATGCTGAAGTTTACAGCGACCCCACCAAGATCGGACTTGAGCTCAACTGGACTGCGAAATACACCGATCTCCAGGAGAGCTTGCGGATGGCCTGGAGATGGCAGAAGGCCCACCGGAACGGCTATGGGACCGTGGCAGCTTCTGCCTGA
- the LOC116213391 gene encoding UDP-arabinose 4-epimerase 1 isoform X2: MDYPDLKRKNGYVGKIILAASLTVLCIIMLKQSPSFNTSSVFSLHEAGVTHVLVTGGAGYIGSHATMRLLRDQYRVTIVDNLSRGNIGAVKVLQEMFPEPGRLQFIYADLGNAKAVNKIFSENAFDAVMHFAAVAYVGESTLEPLRYYHNITSNTLVVLEAMAAHGVKTLIYSSTCATYGEPDKMPITEETPQVPINPYGKAKKMAEDIILDFSKNSDMAVMILRYFNVIGSDPDGRLGEAPRPELREHGRISGACFDAARGIITGLKVKGTDYKTADGTCVRDYIDVTDLVDAHVKALEKAQPKKVGIYNVGTGRGRSVKEFVEACKKATGVDIKVDYLPRRPGDYAEVYSDPTKIGLELNWTAKYTDLQESLRMAWRWQKAHRNGYGTVAASA, encoded by the exons ATGGATTACCCAGACCTGAAAAGGAAGAATGGCTATGttggaaaaattattttggccGCTTCCTTGACAGTATTGTGCATAATAATGCTCAAGCAATCTCCAAGTTTCAACACTTCAAGCGTG TTCTCTCTTCATGAGGCAGGAGTGACTCACGTCCTAGTGACTGGAGGAGCTGGCTATATTGGTTCACATGCCACAATGAGACTTTTGAGGGACCAGTACCGCGTAACCATTGTG GACAACCTGTCTCGTGGAAACATAGGGGCCGTCAAGGTTCTGCAGGAAATGTTTCCTGAGCCAGGGAGATTGCAGTTTATCTATGCGGATTTAGGCAATGCAAAGGCT GTCAACAaaattttttcagaaaatgCCTTTGATGCAGTGATGCATTTTGCTGCTGTCGCTTATGTCGGGGAAAGCACTCTTGAACCTCTTAG GTATTACCATAATATAACATCGAATACGTTGGTGGTCCTGGAGGCTATGGCAGCTCATGGTGTGAAGACCTTGATATACTCCAGCACATGTGCAACCTATGGTGAACCGGACAAAATGCCAATTACTGAAGAGACTCCCCAG GTGCCTATTAATCCGTATGGAAAAGCCAAGAAGATGGCGGAGGATATTATACTCGATTTCTCTAAGAATTCAGACATGGCTGTCATGATTTTAAG ATACTTCAATGTGATTGGGTCCGATCCTGATGGTAGACTGGGAGAAGCACCAAGGCCCGAACTACGTGAGCATGGACGTATCTCAGGTGCTTGCTTTGATGCAGCACGTGGCATCATAACTGGGTTAAAA GTCAAAGGAACAGATTATAAGACTGCTGATGGAACTTGTGTGAGGGATTATATTGACGTCACTGATCTAGTTGATGCACATGTTAAAGCTCTTGAGAAGGCACAACCAAAGAAAGTTGGAATCTACAATGTTGGAACTGGCAGAG GTCGATCAGTCAAGGAGTTTGTCGAAGCCTGCAAGAAGGCAACTGGGGTGGACATAAAAGTTGATTACCTGCCCCGGAGACCCGGTGATTATGCTGAAGTTTACAGCGACCCCACCAAGATCGGACTTGAGCTCAACTGGACTGCGAAATACACCGATCTCCAGGAGAGCTTGCGGATGGCCTGGAGATGGCAGAAGGCCCACCGGAACGGCTATGGGACCGTGGCAGCTTCTGCCTGA
- the LOC116213392 gene encoding coatomer subunit epsilon-1, which produces MAAAVSAGPDHLFNMRNYYYLGAYQAAINCSDSLSGLSPDESLEKDCLVFRSYIALGSYALVINEIDDSAPTPLQGVKLLALYLSSPDNKESVISSLKEWLADPAIGNNPILRLIAGTIFMHEQDYNEALKHTNAGGTMELHALNGQIFLKMYRSDYAEKQLRIMQQVDEDHTLTQLANAWLDLAVGGSKIQEAYLIFQDFSEKYQMTGLILNGKAVCSMHMGNFDEAETLLLEALNKDTKDPETLANLVVCSLHLGKSPSRYLSQLKLSHPDHLLVKRVTSSEESFDRAVQSVA; this is translated from the exons ATGGCGGCAGCGGTGTCAGCAGGACCGGATCACCTCTTCAACATGAGGAACTACTACTACCTGGGAGCCTACCAGGCCGCGATCAACTGCAGCGACTCCCTCTCCGGCCTCTCCCCCGACGAGTCCCTCGAGAAGGACTGCCTCGTCTTCCGCTCTTATATAGCCCTTGGCAGCTACGCG CTCGTGATCAATGAGATCGATGACTCCGCTCCCACGCCTCTCCAAGGTGTGAAGCTGCTCGCGCTGTATCTTTCCTCCCCCGATAACAAG GAGTCCGTGATCTCAAGTTtaaaagagtggttggcagaTCCAGCGATTGGAAACAATCCTATTTTGAGGTTGATTGCGGGGACTATATTCATGCATGAACAAGACTACAACGAAGCTCTCAAGCACACAAATGCTGGTGGAACCATGGAACT GCATGCGTTGAATGGCCAAATCTTCCTTAAGATGTACAGGTCTGATTATGCAGAGAAGCAACTGAGGATCATGCAACAGGTTGATGAAGATCATACACTTACTCAACTTGCAAATGCTTGGTTAGACCTGGCAGTG GGTGGTTCCAAGATTCAGGAAGCATATCTTATCTTCCAAGACTTTTCTGAGAAGTACCAGATGACGGGGTTGATATTAAATGGTAAAGCTGTTTGCTCCATGCACATGGGGAACTTTGATGAAGCAGAAACATTGTTGCTTGAAGCTTTGAATAAG GATACCAAGGATCCAGAAACTCTGGCCAACCTTGTCGTATGCAGTCTTCATCTTGGCAAATCACCTTCCCGTTATCTCAG CCAATTGAAACTCTCACATCCTGACCACCTGCTCGTTAAACGCGTTACTTCTTCGGAGGAGAGCTTCGACAGAGCCGTACAATCGGTTGCTTAA